Proteins encoded together in one Gadus chalcogrammus isolate NIFS_2021 chromosome 18, NIFS_Gcha_1.0, whole genome shotgun sequence window:
- the LOC130371565 gene encoding zinc finger protein Pegasus-like produces MEDLKPESVDFVKEFQEYLTQQTQHVNMISGSVCGENNQGDSFQAVTTASDQGGLDPPSVEVSLSLDDGAELQMDGLERTPDGKYKCSYCNYVNKGMARLIEHIRIHTGEKPHRCQLCPFASAYERHLEAHMRSHTGEKPYKCDLCAFCCSDRSNLSHHRRRRHKLLPMRGVRSPFTNKRMLSVLQKRATSLGFGRRLLGNYSGPPSLLGPRADYSGGLAHDATRPHLSIGVSGEYKTTPVVKPHESGSNGGGGGGSGVGRGANGLPSADSPLDQLSTLAGQLATLPQRPQSPRSLDRLSCEDDVKPILVQQASGPPLAVAVNGSQTARSPKEEDSDPAGCRGHGPGSGGGGEEGARGGFDDGGGERALLSQPGVAAAAPSASPPQDPAASHKCQHCDIQFSDNILYTIHMGCHGYEHPFQCNICGTMCRDKYDFACHYARGHHHK; encoded by the exons ATGGAGGACCTGAAGCCAGAGTCTGTGGACTTTGTGAAAgagtttcaggaatatctcacGCAACAAACCCAGCATGTCAACATGATCTCCGGCTCCGTCTGCGGGGAGAACAACCAGGGCGATTCGTTCCAGGCTG TTACCACAGCCAGTGACCAGGGCGGCCTGGACCCCCCGTCGGTGGAGGTCAGCCTGTCGCTGGATGATGGGGCGGAACTACAAATGGACGGATTGGAGAGGACTCCCGACGGGAAGTACAAGTGTAGCTACTGCAACTATGTCAACAAAGGCATGGCTCGTCTAATAGAGCACATCCGTATCCACACAG gaGAAAAGCCACATCGGTGTCAGCTGTGCCCCTTCGCCTCGGCCTATGAGCGCCACCTGGAGGCCCACATGCGCTCCCACacgggggagaagccctacaagtgcgACCTCTGTGCCTTCTGCTGCAGCGACCGCAGCAACCTctcccaccaccgccgccgccgccacaagCTGCTGCCCATGCGCGGCGTGCGCTCGCCCTTCACCAACAAGAGGATGCTCAGCGTCCTGCAGAAGAGGGCCACCTCCCTGGGCTTCGGCCGACGGTTGCTCGGCAACTACAGCGGTCCTCCGTCGCTGCTGGGGCCCCGGGCCGACTACTCTGGCGGTCTGGCGCACGACGCCACGCGGCCCCACCTGAGCATCGGCGTCAGCGGCGAGTACAAGACCACGCCCGTCGTCAAACCGCACGAGAGCGGCAgcaacggcggcggcggcggcggtagtGGCGTCGGACGGGGCGCCAACGGCCTGCCCTCCGCCGACAGCCCCCTGGACCAGCTGTCCACGCTGGCCGGCCAGCTGGCCACCCTGCCCCAGCGGCCCCAGAGCCCCCGCTCCCTGGACCGGCTGTCCTGCGAGGACGACGTGAAGCCCATCCTCGTCCAGCAGGCGTCGGGCCCGCCGCTGGCCGTGGCCGTCAACGGCTCGCAGACGGCCCGCAGCCCCAAGGAGGAGGACTCCGACCCGGCCGGCTGCCGGGGCCACGGCCCGggcagcggcggggggggggaggagggggcgcggGGCGGGTtcgacgacggcggcggcgagcGCGCGCTCCTCAGTCAGCCCGGCGTGGCAGCGGCCGCCCCCTCCGCCAGCCCGCCCCAGGATCCGGCGGCCTCGCACAAGTGCCAACACTGTGACATCCAGTTCTCGGATAACATCCTGTACACCATACACATGGGTTGCCACGGCTACGAGCACCCCTTCCAGTGCAACATCTGCGGCACCATGTGCAGGGACAAGTACGACTTTGCCTGCCACTACGCGCGCGGACATCACCACAAGTGA